The following proteins come from a genomic window of Neptunomonas concharum:
- a CDS encoding OmpH family outer membrane protein: MKLLKVFSIALVLLSSPWALAEKIAVLGVQEALLASNEAKSFKESLDKELKADEKRLVELEKQAKTLREKAQKEGANMSQEQRQQTRLQFQKAFDEYQRTGQMLQQKRIEKEQEFISKMRPKLDEVIRKLIEKNGYDIVVAKQATVFTAKGVDITKTVVEMLNKQ; the protein is encoded by the coding sequence ATGAAGTTGCTGAAAGTTTTTTCTATCGCGTTGGTACTACTATCGTCTCCTTGGGCGTTGGCTGAGAAAATTGCGGTACTGGGTGTACAGGAGGCGCTGCTAGCCTCCAATGAAGCGAAAAGCTTTAAAGAAAGTTTAGATAAAGAGCTAAAAGCTGATGAAAAGCGCTTGGTTGAGTTGGAAAAGCAAGCCAAGACGCTGAGAGAGAAGGCTCAAAAAGAGGGAGCTAATATGTCTCAGGAACAGCGTCAGCAGACCCGTTTGCAGTTTCAGAAAGCATTTGATGAATATCAACGTACAGGTCAAATGCTGCAGCAAAAGCGCATTGAAAAAGAGCAGGAATTTATCAGCAAAATGCGTCCTAAATTGGACGAAGTGATTCGAAAGTTGATCGAAAAAAATGGCTATGACATTGTTGTGGCAAAGCAAGCGACGGTGTTTACCGCTAAAGGCGTTGATATCACCAAAACGGTTGTTGAGATGTTAAACAAGCAGTAA
- the map gene encoding type I methionyl aminopeptidase yields MSVIIKTPEEIEKMRVAGRLAAEVLEMIEPHIRVGVTTNELNNICHDYIVNEQQAIPAPLNYHGFPKSICTSINQVVCHGIPNDKPLKDGDIINVDITVIKDGYHGDTSKMFFVGKEQPHARRLVDVTLECLYKGIELVKPGTFLGDIGHVIQQHAESNHYSVVREYCGHGIGKEFHEDPQVLHYGRPGTGVKLEAGMIFTIEPMINAGKRNVKLSKRDGWTVETTDRRLSAQWEHTILVTDTGYEVLTRRSEESF; encoded by the coding sequence ATGTCAGTTATTATCAAAACCCCTGAAGAGATAGAAAAAATGCGTGTGGCAGGCCGTTTGGCCGCTGAAGTATTAGAAATGATTGAGCCGCACATTCGCGTAGGGGTAACCACCAACGAACTGAACAACATTTGCCACGATTACATTGTTAATGAGCAGCAAGCGATTCCCGCTCCCCTCAACTATCATGGCTTCCCCAAATCTATCTGCACTTCGATCAATCAAGTAGTCTGCCACGGAATCCCTAATGACAAGCCACTGAAAGACGGCGACATCATCAATGTCGACATTACCGTTATCAAGGACGGTTATCATGGTGACACCAGCAAGATGTTCTTTGTAGGTAAAGAGCAACCTCACGCCAGACGGTTAGTCGACGTAACCTTAGAGTGTTTATACAAGGGTATTGAACTGGTAAAACCGGGTACTTTTCTAGGAGACATCGGCCATGTTATTCAGCAACACGCAGAATCCAATCACTATTCTGTTGTTCGCGAATATTGCGGTCATGGTATCGGTAAAGAATTCCATGAAGATCCTCAGGTACTGCACTATGGACGCCCAGGCACTGGCGTTAAGCTCGAAGCCGGAATGATTTTTACGATTGAACCTATGATCAATGCTGGCAAGCGTAACGTAAAACTTTCTAAGCGGGATGGATGGACCGTAGAAACGACCGACAGACGACTATCCGCTCAGTGGGAACACACTATTTTGGTAACAGATACCGGCTACGAAGTCCTCACTCGCCGCTCAGAAGAGTCTTTTTAA
- the rpsB gene encoding 30S ribosomal protein S2 — protein sequence MAQVTMRDLLKAGVHFGHQTRYWNPKMSQYIFGARNKIHIINLEHTLPALNGALDVVKGMAQNKNKVLFVGTKRAASKIIKEEAQRVSMPYVNHRWLGGMLTNYKTIRQSIRRLRELESAAQDGTFAQLTKKEALMRQREMEKLERSIGGIKEMGGLPDALFVVDVDHERIAVNEANKLGIPVIGIVDTNSNPDGIDYVIPGNDDALRAIQIYVKSVADACGEGAEVAGGDKSEFVEVEEAAAE from the coding sequence ATGGCACAAGTTACAATGCGCGACCTGCTTAAAGCAGGCGTTCACTTCGGTCACCAAACTCGTTACTGGAACCCAAAAATGTCTCAGTACATTTTCGGTGCTCGTAACAAAATTCATATCATCAACCTGGAGCACACGCTACCTGCACTGAACGGTGCTTTGGATGTTGTTAAAGGCATGGCTCAGAACAAAAATAAAGTTTTGTTCGTAGGCACAAAGCGCGCTGCTAGCAAGATCATCAAAGAAGAAGCTCAGCGTGTAAGTATGCCATATGTTAACCATCGCTGGTTAGGCGGTATGCTGACAAACTACAAAACTATTCGTCAGTCTATTCGTCGTTTGCGTGAGCTTGAGTCTGCTGCTCAAGACGGTACGTTCGCTCAGTTGACTAAGAAAGAAGCGCTGATGCGTCAGCGTGAAATGGAAAAGTTAGAGCGCTCTATCGGTGGTATCAAGGAAATGGGCGGTCTTCCAGATGCGCTGTTTGTTGTTGATGTTGATCACGAGCGCATCGCGGTAAACGAAGCAAATAAGCTTGGTATTCCAGTTATCGGTATCGTTGATACAAACAGCAATCCAGATGGTATCGATTACGTTATCCCTGGTAACGATGATGCACTGCGTGCTATTCAGATCTACGTTAAATCCGTAGCTGATGCATGTGGAGAAGGTGCTGAAGTTGCTGGTGGCGACAAAAGTGAGTTTGTTGAAGTAGAAGAAGCAGCTGCAGAGTAA
- the frr gene encoding ribosome recycling factor — translation MLNEIIQDAEVRMKKSIEALIEHFKKIRTGRAHPSILDSVQVMYYGSPVPLQQVANISVEDARTLMISPWEKQIVPDVEKAIYKSDLGLNPATNGGVIRVPMPPLTEETRKGYTRQARLEAETARVSVRNIRRDANSDLKELLKAKDISEDEERRGEDLIQKLTDKYVAEVDSLLEKKEADLMEI, via the coding sequence ATGCTGAATGAAATTATTCAAGATGCTGAAGTACGCATGAAAAAAAGTATTGAAGCGTTGATTGAACACTTTAAGAAGATTCGTACCGGGCGTGCTCATCCGAGTATCCTTGATTCCGTTCAGGTGATGTACTACGGATCGCCAGTTCCACTTCAGCAGGTTGCTAACATCTCTGTTGAAGATGCGCGTACGTTGATGATTTCTCCTTGGGAAAAACAGATTGTGCCCGATGTTGAGAAAGCCATTTATAAGTCTGATTTAGGTCTAAATCCTGCTACGAATGGTGGTGTTATTCGCGTACCTATGCCGCCGTTGACGGAAGAAACGCGTAAAGGCTACACGCGTCAGGCGCGCCTTGAAGCTGAGACAGCACGTGTATCAGTACGTAATATTCGTCGTGATGCTAACTCAGACTTGAAAGAACTGTTGAAAGCGAAAGATATTTCGGAAGATGAAGAACGTCGTGGCGAAGATTTGATTCAGAAGTTGACAGACAAGTATGTCGCTGAAGTGGATAGTTTGCTTGAGAAGAAAGAAGCCGACTTGATGGAAATCTAA
- a CDS encoding phosphatidate cytidylyltransferase, translated as MLKQRILTASILAPIVLCGVFLLPLEAFAVFMGVVTLLGAWEWGPLSGIRSPALRLAYVMVVFLSLILCWGLFGAGIELYLLLPALLLWCISFVWVLRYPAVGGWSSSVVRLAIGVLVLAAAWLSLLKLKSLESGNAWLLLVLLIVWAADIGAYFSGKRWGKVKLAPNVSPGKTREGVYGGLVAVVVTALIFALWNELTGAAIVYLVLLSIIVGFVSVMGDLFESLLKRFTGIKDSGSILPGHGGVLDRIDSILAAAPFFCLGLYFLPIN; from the coding sequence GTGCTTAAACAAAGAATATTAACCGCTTCTATATTGGCACCGATTGTCTTGTGTGGTGTGTTTTTATTGCCTCTTGAGGCGTTCGCTGTTTTTATGGGAGTGGTAACACTACTGGGCGCTTGGGAATGGGGGCCGCTGTCAGGTATTCGTTCACCTGCGTTGCGTCTAGCTTATGTGATGGTGGTGTTTCTCTCTTTAATACTCTGCTGGGGTTTGTTTGGGGCTGGTATTGAACTCTATCTTCTTCTCCCTGCGTTGCTGTTGTGGTGTATTAGTTTTGTGTGGGTTCTACGTTACCCGGCGGTAGGGGGGTGGTCTAGCTCGGTGGTCAGGTTGGCTATCGGCGTACTGGTTCTGGCTGCTGCATGGTTAAGCCTACTTAAGCTAAAATCCTTGGAATCAGGTAATGCATGGCTTTTGTTGGTTTTGCTTATCGTGTGGGCCGCTGATATTGGTGCCTACTTTTCCGGGAAGCGGTGGGGAAAGGTAAAGCTAGCACCGAATGTCAGCCCCGGTAAGACGCGAGAGGGTGTGTATGGTGGTTTAGTCGCTGTTGTGGTGACGGCTCTGATTTTTGCGCTATGGAATGAACTGACAGGTGCAGCAATAGTCTATTTGGTTCTACTGAGTATTATTGTGGGCTTTGTTTCTGTTATGGGCGATCTGTTTGAAAGCTTATTGAAACGTTTTACTGGCATTAAAGATAGTGGTTCGATTCTGCCAGGTCACGGAGGTGTGCTTGATCGCATCGATAGTATCTTGGCGGCAGCCCCGTTTTTCTGCCTAGGTCTCTACTTCTTACCAATAAATTGA
- the bamA gene encoding outer membrane protein assembly factor BamA, protein MKNRFGLVLGCVLMAGVAQASFVPFAVKDIRLEGVQSVEPGIVFRNFPIVSGDTVSEASLATATKQLFKSGYFEDIELKREGDYLILKVRERPAISRIKLDGNKVLKDEDLLLGLKQSGLREGDVFKRSALDQIRLDLLRLYVGQGRYGASISTEVEPLPGNRVSLNINIKEGSVASIQHINIIGNTVFDDEDLKDLFSLKLPSFWSFYTKDDRYAREKLSGDLERLRSYYMDRGYVKFAIDSTQVSITPDKKNVFITVNIHEGEKYTLKDVNLAGNLVIPEEELVTSIALEAGQTFSRKAMTNAQETITRALGDQGYMFANVSPLPEVNEEDKTVSLKFFVDPGKQTYVRRINIKGNSRTADEVVRREMQQMEAAIASTESIEKTKQKLQKTGYFKSVNMEASPVPGTDDQVDLNYTVEEQQSGQFTASLGFAQSEGFIIDLGVQQDNFFGSGKKVGFNIAKSTTKREASFNYLDPYYTVDGVSRGFDIFYRERDFEEDDVSSYSLDEYGAGMTFGYPIDDYQRLSFSLGIENITINPNSSKPVEEIQSFIDEEGNSFLNLKGTLGWTNNHLNRAIFPSEGYYHSASFESAIPGSELGYYRLHYNTKWYRPVVEDSGWILGLKGRLGYAQSYGGQSYPFFKNFFAGGIKTIRGFENNSLGPRDSNGDPFGGNVMAVGGAELIFPMPLVEDKSGWRTLLFVDGGNVFASDCLASSSASSNCQEGIQFDEFRYSAGFGMTWLSPMGPLSFSIAKPLNSQKGDEEQVFQFSLGQSF, encoded by the coding sequence ATGAAGAACAGATTTGGGCTTGTACTAGGGTGTGTATTGATGGCGGGTGTTGCGCAGGCATCATTTGTACCTTTTGCTGTAAAAGATATCCGTCTAGAAGGTGTTCAAAGTGTTGAGCCGGGTATTGTTTTTCGCAACTTCCCTATCGTTTCTGGCGATACCGTAAGCGAAGCTAGCCTTGCTACTGCTACGAAACAGTTGTTCAAGTCGGGGTATTTTGAAGATATAGAACTTAAGCGCGAGGGCGACTACCTGATACTCAAGGTTAGAGAGCGTCCTGCTATCAGTCGTATTAAACTGGATGGTAATAAAGTTCTTAAAGATGAAGATTTGCTATTGGGGCTTAAGCAGTCAGGCTTGCGAGAAGGCGATGTCTTTAAACGCTCTGCGCTTGATCAGATTCGGTTAGACCTATTGCGTTTATACGTTGGGCAGGGGCGTTATGGCGCGTCGATTAGCACGGAGGTTGAACCTTTGCCGGGCAACCGGGTAAGCCTGAATATTAATATTAAGGAGGGCAGTGTTGCTTCCATTCAGCATATTAATATTATCGGTAATACGGTTTTTGATGATGAAGATTTGAAAGATCTTTTCTCTTTAAAACTACCTAGTTTTTGGTCTTTCTATACCAAAGATGATCGCTATGCCCGTGAAAAGTTATCGGGAGATCTAGAGCGACTGCGTTCGTACTACATGGATCGTGGCTATGTTAAATTTGCTATTGACTCTACACAGGTATCGATAACTCCTGATAAAAAGAATGTCTTCATTACAGTCAATATCCATGAAGGTGAAAAATACACACTCAAGGATGTTAATCTTGCTGGTAATTTGGTGATCCCAGAAGAAGAGTTAGTAACGTCTATAGCCCTGGAGGCGGGGCAAACTTTCTCACGTAAAGCTATGACGAATGCTCAGGAAACGATTACGCGCGCTTTGGGTGATCAAGGATATATGTTTGCCAATGTAAGCCCCTTACCTGAGGTTAATGAAGAGGATAAAACGGTTTCTCTAAAGTTCTTTGTTGATCCTGGTAAGCAAACCTATGTTCGCCGTATCAATATTAAGGGAAATAGTCGTACGGCAGATGAAGTGGTTCGCCGCGAGATGCAGCAGATGGAAGCGGCAATCGCATCTACAGAAAGTATCGAAAAAACAAAACAAAAACTGCAGAAAACAGGTTACTTTAAGTCTGTTAATATGGAAGCCTCGCCTGTACCGGGCACCGACGATCAGGTGGATCTAAACTATACGGTAGAGGAGCAGCAGTCAGGTCAATTTACGGCAAGTTTAGGCTTTGCTCAAAGTGAAGGCTTTATTATAGATCTGGGTGTTCAGCAGGATAACTTCTTTGGTTCGGGCAAGAAGGTTGGCTTTAACATCGCTAAGAGTACGACTAAGCGAGAAGCAAGCTTCAATTATTTAGACCCTTATTACACGGTGGACGGTGTTAGCCGAGGCTTTGATATTTTCTACCGTGAACGTGACTTTGAAGAAGATGATGTGAGTAGCTATTCTCTGGATGAGTATGGCGCAGGTATGACGTTTGGTTATCCGATTGATGATTATCAGCGCTTAAGTTTCTCACTAGGCATTGAAAATATTACTATTAACCCAAATTCTAGCAAGCCTGTTGAAGAGATACAGTCTTTCATTGATGAAGAGGGTAACTCCTTCTTGAATCTTAAAGGCACGCTAGGTTGGACCAATAATCACTTGAATAGAGCTATCTTTCCTAGCGAAGGTTACTACCACAGCGCAAGCTTTGAGAGTGCAATCCCTGGCAGCGAATTGGGCTACTATCGTTTGCACTACAATACAAAGTGGTATCGACCTGTCGTTGAAGATAGTGGTTGGATTCTTGGCCTGAAAGGCCGATTGGGCTATGCACAAAGCTATGGTGGTCAAAGCTACCCATTCTTCAAAAACTTCTTTGCAGGCGGTATTAAAACAATCCGTGGCTTTGAAAATAACTCGTTAGGGCCCCGTGACTCTAATGGCGACCCATTTGGCGGGAACGTTATGGCCGTTGGCGGTGCTGAGTTGATTTTCCCAATGCCGCTGGTCGAAGATAAAAGTGGATGGCGAACCTTACTGTTTGTGGATGGTGGTAACGTCTTTGCATCAGATTGTTTAGCTTCCAGCTCGGCTTCGTCGAACTGCCAAGAGGGAATTCAGTTCGATGAATTTCGCTACTCGGCAGGCTTTGGGATGACATGGCTATCGCCTATGGGGCCTTTGTCATTCTCTATAGCTAAACCATTAAACTCTCAAAAGGGCGATGAAGAACAGGTGTTTCAGTTCTCCCTTGGACAAAGCTTCTAG
- the pyrH gene encoding UMP kinase: MPAVNFKHAQYKRILLKLSGEALMGEENFGIDPKVLNRMALEIGQLVGIGVQVGIVIGGGNLFRGAALSAAGLDRVTGDHMGMLATVMNSLALRDALERSNIATRVMSAIPMSGVVDHYDRRNAMRYLSQGDVVIFSAGTGNPFFTTDSAACLRGIEIEADVVLKATKVDGVFTADPMKDPSAKRYLHLSYDEVLDKQLGVMDLTAICLTRDHDMPVRVFNMNRPGALVNLLSGGDEGTLISGEVTGDGYAE; the protein is encoded by the coding sequence ATGCCTGCCGTAAATTTCAAACACGCCCAATATAAACGAATTCTACTTAAACTCAGTGGTGAAGCGCTGATGGGAGAGGAGAATTTTGGAATAGACCCGAAAGTGCTGAATCGTATGGCGCTAGAAATTGGTCAACTCGTAGGTATCGGGGTGCAGGTGGGTATTGTTATTGGTGGTGGTAATTTGTTCCGTGGTGCTGCTTTAAGTGCAGCTGGGCTGGACCGTGTTACCGGCGACCATATGGGTATGTTGGCAACCGTTATGAATTCTTTGGCGTTACGAGATGCGCTCGAACGCTCGAATATAGCAACACGTGTGATGTCTGCTATTCCTATGAGTGGTGTGGTTGACCACTATGACCGACGCAATGCGATGCGCTATCTTAGCCAGGGCGATGTGGTTATATTCTCTGCTGGCACGGGTAATCCTTTCTTTACTACGGATTCTGCGGCTTGCCTGAGAGGTATCGAGATAGAGGCAGATGTGGTCTTGAAGGCGACAAAAGTTGATGGTGTTTTTACGGCTGATCCGATGAAAGACCCTTCTGCTAAGCGTTACTTGCATCTTTCCTATGATGAAGTATTGGATAAACAATTAGGTGTGATGGATTTGACGGCGATCTGCCTGACGAGGGATCACGATATGCCGGTTAGAGTTTTTAATATGAACCGACCAGGCGCTTTGGTTAATCTGCTAAGTGGGGGTGACGAAGGAACCCTGATTAGTGGTGAAGTAACAGGAGATGGTTATGCTGAATGA
- the tsf gene encoding translation elongation factor Ts, whose translation MAGVSAKLVKELRDRTGLGMMECKKALAEAGGDIELAIEELRKSSGMKAAKKAGRTAADGVVVVRVADDNSYGVIVEVNSETDFVARDEGFLGFAGKIADAAFTAKSEDVAALMAGDLESAREALVQKIGENISVRRVSVVEGESVGAYVHSNNRIAVLVSVSGANADVAKDVAMHVAAVNPQVISKEDMPAEVIAKEKEIILAQPDMASKPAEIAEKMVMGRIAKFLAENSLLEQAFVKNPDQKVGDMVKAAGGSVVSFSRLEVGEGIEVEHVDFAAEVAAQLQNS comes from the coding sequence ATGGCGGGTGTATCAGCAAAGCTGGTTAAAGAACTACGCGACCGTACTGGCTTAGGTATGATGGAGTGCAAAAAAGCACTAGCTGAAGCGGGTGGCGATATTGAATTGGCAATCGAAGAGCTGCGTAAGTCTTCTGGCATGAAGGCAGCTAAGAAAGCAGGTCGTACGGCGGCTGATGGCGTTGTTGTTGTGCGTGTGGCTGATGATAATTCTTATGGTGTAATCGTTGAAGTTAACTCTGAAACTGATTTCGTAGCACGTGATGAAGGCTTCCTTGGTTTTGCAGGCAAGATCGCAGACGCGGCATTCACTGCTAAATCTGAAGATGTTGCAGCACTGATGGCTGGCGATCTGGAATCTGCACGTGAAGCGCTGGTTCAGAAAATTGGTGAAAACATCAGTGTACGCCGAGTGTCTGTTGTTGAAGGCGAAAGCGTAGGTGCTTACGTTCATAGCAATAACCGCATTGCTGTATTGGTTTCTGTATCAGGTGCGAATGCTGATGTCGCTAAAGATGTTGCTATGCATGTGGCTGCAGTTAACCCTCAGGTTATCTCTAAAGAAGATATGCCAGCAGAAGTAATTGCTAAAGAGAAAGAGATCATTCTTGCTCAGCCAGATATGGCCAGCAAACCTGCTGAAATCGCTGAAAAAATGGTCATGGGTCGTATCGCTAAGTTCTTGGCAGAAAATAGCTTGCTAGAACAGGCGTTTGTTAAAAACCCAGACCAAAAAGTGGGTGACATGGTTAAAGCAGCTGGCGGTTCAGTTGTGTCCTTCTCACGCTTGGAAGTTGGCGAAGGTATTGAAGTAGAGCACGTTGACTTTGCTGCAGAAGTTGCTGCTCAGCTTCAGAATAGCTAA
- the uppS gene encoding polyprenyl diphosphate synthase, with product MSVHEKLNIPPEKVLPKHIAIIMDGNNRWAKMRRLPSLAGHKAGVDSVRSVIEGCMEFGVESLTLFAFSSENWKRPELEVKGLMELFMLALDREAKKLHKNNIRLNVIGDKSRFSASLQQKIAKVEALTADNTQLNLNIAANYGGQWDILQATQRFAEACVQGKLKPEELTETLFDSYITLHDQAKPDLCIRTGGESRISNFLIWQMAYTEFHFVDDFWPDFNKASLAEAIRDFCTRERRFGKTSEQLEAGVGA from the coding sequence ATGTCAGTACATGAAAAGCTAAATATTCCGCCTGAAAAGGTGTTGCCCAAGCATATAGCCATTATTATGGATGGAAATAATCGTTGGGCGAAAATGCGTAGACTACCTAGCTTAGCTGGCCATAAAGCTGGTGTTGATAGTGTGCGTAGTGTCATTGAGGGTTGCATGGAGTTTGGTGTTGAATCGCTAACTCTGTTTGCATTTAGTAGTGAAAACTGGAAGCGACCCGAATTAGAAGTGAAAGGCCTCATGGAGCTGTTCATGCTGGCTTTGGATCGAGAAGCGAAGAAACTTCATAAGAATAATATTCGACTTAACGTCATTGGTGATAAAAGTCGTTTCAGTGCAAGCTTGCAGCAGAAAATAGCGAAAGTTGAAGCGCTAACGGCAGATAACACGCAGCTTAATCTAAATATCGCAGCAAACTATGGTGGTCAATGGGATATTCTGCAAGCTACCCAGCGTTTTGCAGAGGCTTGTGTGCAAGGTAAGCTTAAGCCTGAAGAACTCACGGAAACGCTATTTGATAGTTATATAACGCTTCATGACCAAGCTAAACCTGATCTGTGCATTCGGACAGGTGGAGAGAGTCGAATCAGTAACTTCTTGATTTGGCAAATGGCGTATACAGAGTTTCACTTTGTTGACGACTTTTGGCCTGACTTTAACAAGGCTTCGCTCGCAGAGGCTATTCGTGACTTTTGTACCCGTGAGCGTAGATTTGGTAAAACAAGTGAACAATTAGAGGCTGGGGTCGGTGCTTAA
- the lpxD gene encoding UDP-3-O-(3-hydroxymyristoyl)glucosamine N-acyltransferase — MERRVQQFTLSDVAALVEGELQGNPDKVINALATLESAKDCQLSFLSNSRYIHQLATTKATAVLVKRDFAVDAPCDCIIVDDPYLAYAKLSCCFDWREPLTAGVAPSATVDKTAYIHPSAIVSDGVRIGKNTHVAAGAYLGPNCVVANDCLIGENTRLEASVTLYSNVQLGERNIIHAGAVIGADGFGFAPSKQGWQKICQLGGVRIGDDVEVGAGTTIDRGALDHTVIGNGVKLDNLIQIAHNVQIGEETAIAGCTAVAGSTRIGRRCTIAGQSGITGHLSLADNTHVTAMTLVSKSISSPGQTVSSGTGQEAHRQWKRNVVRFRQLDEMAKRIQALEHKLEQFSTEG, encoded by the coding sequence ATGGAGCGCCGTGTTCAACAATTTACTTTGTCTGATGTCGCGGCGTTGGTAGAGGGGGAACTGCAGGGTAATCCTGACAAAGTTATCAACGCTCTCGCCACGCTAGAATCAGCCAAAGATTGCCAGCTTTCCTTTCTTTCGAATAGTCGTTATATTCATCAGCTGGCTACAACAAAGGCTACGGCTGTCCTAGTGAAGCGAGACTTCGCTGTGGACGCGCCGTGCGATTGTATCATCGTTGATGATCCCTATCTTGCTTATGCAAAGCTCTCATGTTGTTTTGACTGGCGCGAGCCTCTTACGGCAGGTGTAGCACCTTCGGCTACCGTCGATAAAACCGCGTATATCCATCCTTCTGCTATTGTGTCTGACGGTGTTCGTATTGGCAAAAATACGCATGTAGCAGCGGGAGCTTATTTAGGTCCTAACTGTGTTGTCGCCAACGACTGTTTGATCGGTGAGAATACGCGTCTTGAGGCCAGTGTTACTTTATATAGTAATGTGCAGTTAGGTGAACGAAATATAATTCATGCCGGAGCTGTTATCGGTGCTGATGGCTTCGGTTTTGCTCCATCTAAGCAAGGCTGGCAAAAAATTTGCCAGCTAGGTGGCGTGAGAATAGGTGATGATGTAGAGGTTGGTGCGGGGACGACCATTGATCGTGGCGCTTTGGATCATACCGTCATTGGCAATGGTGTGAAGCTCGATAACCTAATACAAATTGCCCATAATGTACAAATAGGCGAAGAAACTGCAATTGCAGGCTGTACGGCTGTTGCAGGAAGCACTAGAATTGGCCGCCGCTGTACGATCGCAGGACAAAGCGGCATAACAGGGCACTTATCCTTGGCAGATAATACCCATGTAACCGCGATGACTCTAGTGAGTAAGTCCATTTCCTCGCCTGGACAAACGGTTTCGTCAGGCACAGGACAAGAAGCTCATCGCCAATGGAAACGTAACGTGGTTCGTTTTCGGCAGTTAGATGAGATGGCTAAACGTATTCAAGCGCTTGAACATAAACTTGAACAATTTTCTACTGAAGGTTAA
- the rseP gene encoding sigma E protease regulator RseP, whose amino-acid sequence MDILQTILAMIVTLGILVTIHEWGHYWVARRCGVKVLRFSVGFGKPLWMRKGADGTEYVVAAIPLGGFVRMLDEREGEVAESEKSMAFNNKPVLQRIAIVAAGPLVNLLFAVFAYWLMFVVGVSAIAPVIGGLKPDSPAAFSALPIGSEIVSINDSKVQSWEEVNLQLAAHVGETGNIRVGVKPSVSAEPQIYTVNLIDWKVDLEVESPVSAMGLVPFRPEVKPVLGQVVEKSPADLAGLKVGDRIVSIEGTPVSTWGTLVELVQDSADRSLLFDIERDGQRFTFEVTPRAEAAADGQSIGKIGAGVRLPDWPESMQRSIQYTPFEAISEAINKTLHMIALTLDSIWKMIEGVISVKNLSGPITIAKVAGASAASGFEPFISFLAYLSISLGVLNLLPIPVLDGGHLVYYTIELFRGKPVSERIQLVGFKIGMTLLLSLMTLAIVNDVMRL is encoded by the coding sequence ATGGATATATTACAAACCATATTAGCGATGATTGTCACGTTAGGTATTCTCGTGACCATCCATGAATGGGGGCATTACTGGGTTGCTCGCAGGTGTGGTGTCAAGGTGCTACGCTTTTCAGTTGGTTTTGGTAAACCGCTCTGGATGCGTAAAGGAGCAGATGGTACAGAGTATGTGGTGGCAGCTATTCCTCTTGGTGGGTTTGTGCGCATGCTGGACGAGCGAGAAGGGGAGGTTGCAGAGTCCGAAAAGTCAATGGCTTTTAATAATAAACCCGTTTTGCAGCGTATCGCTATTGTAGCAGCAGGGCCGCTTGTTAACTTGTTATTTGCGGTTTTTGCCTATTGGTTGATGTTTGTGGTGGGTGTGTCTGCTATTGCTCCTGTTATTGGGGGACTGAAACCCGACTCGCCAGCAGCATTCAGTGCTTTACCTATCGGTTCGGAAATTGTCTCTATTAATGATTCTAAAGTTCAATCTTGGGAAGAGGTTAATCTTCAGTTAGCCGCTCATGTGGGAGAGACAGGTAATATACGAGTGGGTGTTAAACCGTCTGTGAGTGCTGAACCTCAGATCTACACAGTCAACCTGATTGATTGGAAAGTAGATCTTGAGGTGGAATCGCCTGTTTCGGCTATGGGATTGGTGCCATTCAGGCCTGAAGTTAAACCAGTCTTAGGTCAGGTTGTTGAAAAAAGTCCTGCAGATTTAGCAGGTTTGAAGGTTGGAGATCGTATCGTATCTATCGAAGGCACCCCTGTGTCGACTTGGGGTACCCTTGTTGAGTTGGTTCAGGATTCAGCGGATAGGTCGCTGTTGTTTGATATAGAACGTGATGGGCAACGCTTTACCTTTGAGGTGACGCCGCGTGCAGAGGCGGCCGCTGATGGGCAATCGATAGGTAAGATTGGCGCTGGTGTGCGCTTACCTGACTGGCCCGAGTCTATGCAACGGAGTATCCAGTACACACCTTTTGAAGCGATATCTGAAGCAATTAATAAAACACTTCATATGATAGCGCTGACATTAGATTCGATTTGGAAGATGATAGAAGGTGTTATCTCTGTAAAAAACTTGAGTGGCCCGATAACCATTGCTAAAGTGGCTGGTGCCTCTGCGGCATCGGGGTTTGAGCCATTTATCAGCTTTCTTGCTTACCTTAGTATCAGTTTAGGTGTACTAAACCTTCTTCCTATTCCTGTTTTGGATGGAGGGCATTTGGTTTATTACACAATTGAATTGTTTCGCGGAAAGCCGGTTAGTGAAAGAATACAGCTAGTAGGTTTTAAAATAGGGATGACATTATTATTGTCATTGATGACGCTGGCTATTGTTAATGATGTAATGCGTCTATAG